In a genomic window of Tripterygium wilfordii isolate XIE 37 chromosome 8, ASM1340144v1, whole genome shotgun sequence:
- the LOC120003643 gene encoding uncharacterized protein LOC120003643, with product MAAQAQAQAQLHQHGQLAHQAHPRGSAAESHRKSDAEPPPLLFPRSVSPYVTRRKSDHTTTTNWDNHFDLRFYSTPQAGPTYNTVNGVPTSITTSRSFTKHGRFSLLSRLFRSRTEKFDPDPNRNSNSRDSCEASSSLPSLFANIFSARRKKKSRFAVEDSSTTGCRRPRRRADRGMSPAGGLETGCDDSDRCPSGSGDSEESSQVRRTPVGGPSAARRGKPGHGRNVSTGMVFCLSPLVRASPSRQWNQKGGLPPDIGHPTDVRVPANPHIANAAAYCANRSRKLADFGRGNHNR from the coding sequence ATGGCCGcacaagcccaagcccaagcccagctGCACCAGCACGGCCAATTGGCGCACCAGGCCCATCCACGCGGGTCCGCGGCTGAATCACACAGGAAGTCCGACGCCGAACCCCCGCCTCTGCTATTCCCTCGCTCCGTCTCTCCTTACGTTACTCGCCGGAAATCTGACCACACCACCACTACAAACTGGGATAATCACTTCGATCTCCGATTCTACAGTACTCCTCAGGCGGGGCCCACCTACAACACCGTCAATGGAGTCCCCACTTCGATCACGACGTCCAGATCTTTTACCAAGCACGGCagattctctcttctctctagaCTATTTAGGTCCAGGACCGAGAAGTTCGATCCGGATCCGAACAGAAATTCGAATTCCAGAGACTCGTGCGAAGCTTCGTCGTCCTTACCGTCTTTGTTCGCAAATATTTTCAGCGCTCGACGGAAGAAGAAATCGAGGTTCGCAGTGGAGGATTCTTCCACTACCGGATGCCGCAGACCTCGAAGGAGAGCCGATCGGGGAATGTCGCCCGCGGGAGGATTAGAAACCGGTTGTGACGATTCCGATCGTTGTCCTTCAGGCAGTGGAGACTCTGAAGAGTCGTCTCAAGTACGAAGAACGCCGGTAGGAGGGCCATCGGCGGCACGGAGAGGGAAGCCAGGGCACGGCCGGAACGTGTCGACGGGGATGGTATTTTGCTTGAGTCCGCTAGTGAGGGCGAGCCCGAGCAGACAATGGAACCAGAAGGGAGGTTTGCCCCCGGATATAGGACATCCCACCGACGTTCGAGTTCCGGCGAATCCCCATATTGCAAATGCGGCAGCGTATTGCGCGAACCGGTCGAGGAAATTGGCGGATTTCGGCAGAGGCAATCACAACCGTTAA